From Pongo pygmaeus isolate AG05252 chromosome 1, NHGRI_mPonPyg2-v2.0_pri, whole genome shotgun sequence, one genomic window encodes:
- the LOC129041569 gene encoding olfactory receptor 2D2-like, producing the protein MQELNQSTVTEFILVGFTPNPRTSPLLFTFFFIFYLLILMSNSLLITLIYQDLHLHTPMYFFISVLSLLDMCYTTTTMPQMLVHILSKKRAISFARCVAQMYIFLLFGVTESWLFSIMSVDRYMAICHPLRYNVIMSHWVCLLMVGICAAYGVLGSLCYTFFAMRLPYCGPNEIDHYFCEVPAVLKLACADTSLNDLVDFITGFNVIVVPLSLVVIVYANIFATIMKICSAQGRIKAFSTCASHITVVTMFAIPCIIMYMGPGYGSLSSSGKKMALFYNIATSFLNPVIYSLRNKDVKKSFSKWMGWSRSPE; encoded by the coding sequence ATGCAGGAGCTCAACCAGTCCACTGTAACAGAATTCATTCTAGTGGGCTTCACCCCTAACCCCAGGACCAGTCCTCTGCTCTTCaccttcttcttcatcttttacCTGCTGATTCTCATGAGCAACAGCCTCCTCATCACCCTCATTTACCAGGACTTACACCTGCACACACCCATGTACTTTTTCATCAGTGTCCTCTCCCTGCTGGACATGTGctataccaccaccaccatgccccagaTGCTGGTGCACATTCTCAGCAAGAAGAGGGCCATCTCTTTTGCTAGATGTGTGGCCCAGATGTACATCTTCCTCCTCTTTGGGGTCACTGAGTCCTGGCTTTTCTCCATCATGTCCGTGGACAGGTACATGGCCATCTGCCACCCTCTCAGGTACAACGTCATCATGAGCCACTGGGTGTGTCTCCTCATGGTGGGTATCTGTGCAGCCTATGGTGTGCTGGGTAGCCTGTGCTATACTTTCTTTGCTATGCGCCTGCCCTATTGTGGGCCTAATGAGATTGACCACTACTTTTGCGAGGTTCCTGCAGTTCTGAAGCTGGCCTGTGCAGACACATCCCTCAATGACCTGGTGGACTTCATTACAGGCTTCAATGTCATTGTGGTCCCGCTCTCCCTGGTTGTCATAGTCTATGCCAATATCTTTGCCACCATAATGAAGATCTGCTCAGCCCAGGGACGAATCAAAGCCTTTTCCACCTGTGCCTCCCACATCACCGTGGTCACCATGTTTGCCATTCCATGTATCATCATGTACATGGGCCCTGGCTATGGCTCCTTATCAAGCAGTGGCAAGAAAATGGCCCTTTTCTATAACATTGCCACATCCTTCCTCAATCCTGTCATTTACAGTCTAAGGAACAAAGATGTGAAAAAATCTTTTTCCAAATGGATGGGATGGAGCAGGTCCCCAGAGTAA